A genomic segment from Acyrthosiphon pisum isolate AL4f chromosome A3, pea_aphid_22Mar2018_4r6ur, whole genome shotgun sequence encodes:
- the LOC100574155 gene encoding uncharacterized protein LOC100574155 isoform X3, whose amino-acid sequence MDVFSKAGLFPKKHHRCISLESGQSSTKKSCLQKTPSDPPRFFPRRYSTPELAMRRHALRYQQRDDDVPPGQPISNKSCQTDILGLDKYLQRPTGNESSQNESDAVSSEATVAALRTYKKPSKRPKVRSVAVHCERRRLSFAALKGCQKFKHVYKRKISLPQPSSATTSTDDGRRRDSRVLPKLWPDRTTETERPVAANKVSEAVKLPKIPTRDARPEAERPDDGGGVRTRLARLTRPQSTGSSGDGSGDRKLAAAYFRAKSAPKIYSPRFHATVPQPSDRRPLQSTPGISDTADTTLDITFGRRQPVDATSTMTDTAASGTRTVSTSTSTTFTEPGFPIVFSCESVLRHPLDGGYVSHTESHRFSVHYVSADSARSSVTATSDTDRDTGPSLVFTSAGACQNERCLTGESVSVTLGSKSNGQAASTSTTGVTGERRLVVERCTDVRRSKDDVVADHGTGNTATNHDTIEAATNQGNIAMVTDHRTSETATNKGTIETATNQGNIETATDLRTSETANNHRTCETATDSGTCEMTATDDDDQTASEPPLTPPSPPSTSSLSSPSSVRYCWPVDENRSPATNIVTVVGAEKLENGKHDTVWKTEEFYVSGKDDGANAFEKPAPPTAVNKTIDTLGEAGGGEDGDELELHARTDDDDDDMPLQSDERNYEQLTQNHQIIESSRTVSNQSPKPDDTESVLVGRQNDLGPIESDNTHANVVEPIAAEHHGTTNAETTSIEQHRSIVNNLLTVPLDRHPQSDEDTAAAEIMASRRRNEMQRSESSGRRAAAGAVEKNHRGGQRENGQTVQSNANKRNMPNRLDDNMSRKRDDSRDADPRHPGNRLLQGSSSGATPIQHLNAVDRGSAAANATETTAVPRNAVNDHPQHSYEPFGKRTNGPQDGGRRCVREQDVTNDCRGRANVDAKKNEAGRSEVYGTEGHDRDGGHSYGAGKNRHQESKRRLESVDEATETSKQQQQQESNYVGGCLFGDSFNRSKKPPQRYGEHAEYGRRYYDNDPKKVNFLSKPDYRYDYYRNKHVPKTGGHSPRDEDCTVFADRESHQDSTAQLPYYSHLDCKRTYGGGGDKKCTADITDDDDDDDDDDDESLTDSLEDGCKYEGTAVSYFLALDGQKSAVTFTLKMPGTLESRLNRRQSLLKKHLHVSTTVRKSAAAVRVRSRHKGCQTLWTVEKGVQVQRGSTANIEDRRALETLLAGLGRNHVSENQIRLVGGRKMVSEGNQTEHPPANRYTQTTRDVATGRETPECCAAAGRQSKNQMLAMKKFSADNALMVGVVRQKKYCKGKEALDGAKNDQLLTLSKGWINFYTLRADSADAEAQVEFNDNDDEVKAEDDSQQYTVHVQAIPEPAVTLPVVHVPHRNNNLQLPKTSSTTTKHLPKLVQTETNNNHNCPTHLAANGWCVSVDGPNNMHMKVSLLPDKAGIKTSEHFDLDDENKQDARRLALQRKTNYMRKPYRNMKRTQSTPRDMFSADVSRTESALSAESKYIETIDTQLLIHKARRRLSQEWDTRIQNRGLTESVQLVVTGDSVSSRTSQHYATRGHQHCSFRRQSRRI is encoded by the exons ATGGACGTCTTCTCGAAGGCTGGACTGTTTCCGAAAAAACACCATCGCTGCATATCGTTGGAAAG cGGCCAATCTTCGACTAAAAAATCATGTCTGCAAAAAACGCCGTCAGACCCGCCGAGATTTTTTCCGCGGCGGTACTCGACGCCGGAGTTGGCGATGAGAAGACACGCGCTCAGATATCAACAACGCGATGACGACGTCCCGCCCGGACAGCCGATATCAAACAAATCGTGTCAGACCGACATCTTAGGATTGGACAAATACTTGCAAAGGCCGACCGGTAACGAGAGCTCGCAAAACGAGTCTGATGCAGTTAGCTCGGAAGCAACGGTGGCGGCGTTGAGGACGTACAAAAAGCCGTCGAAAAGGCCGAAGGTCCGGTCGGTGGCGGTACACTGCGAGCGGAGGAGACTGTCGTTCGCGGCGCTCAAAGGCTGCCAAAAGTTCAAGCACGTGTACAAGCGCAAGATATCGTTACCCCAACCGTCGTCGGCTACCACCTCGACGGACGACGGACGGCGCCGGGACAGCAGAGTATTGCCGAAACTGTGGCCAGACCGGACAACGGAAACGGAAAGACCGGTGGCCGCCAACAAAGTCAGCGAGGCCGTCAAACTGCCCAAGATACCGACAAGGGATGCGCGACCGGAAGCGGAAAGGCCCGACGACGGTGGTGGCGTAAGGACGAGACTGGCTAGACTGACCAGGCCACAGTCGACGGGCAGTAGTGGCGACGGGAGTGGTGACCGGAAACTGGCGGCTGCGTATTTCCGGGCCAAATCAGCTCCGAAAATCTACTCGCCACGATTTCATGCCACAGTGCCACAGCCATCGGACCGCAGACCACTGCAATCTACGCCCGGGATCAGCGACACGGCCGATACCACGCTCGATATAACGTTCGGCCGACGACAGCCCGTTGACGCCACGTCGACGATGACGGACACCGCGGCGTCTGGCACTAGGACAGTGTCCACGTCCACGTCCACAACATTCACCGAACCCGGTTTCCCGATAGTGTTCAGCTGCGAGAGTGTTCTCCGGCACCCGTTGGATGGGGGTTACGTGTCACACACCGAGAGCCACCGATTCAGCGTGCACTACGTGTCAGCCGACTCTGCCCGGTCATCGGTGACGGCCACGTCAGACACCGATCGAGACACCGGCCCGTCATTGGTGTTCACATCAGCTGGTGCGTGCCAAAACGAACGGTGCCTAACCGGTGAATCAGTGTCCGTCACGCTAGGCAGCAAATCGAACGGCCAGGCGGCGTCCACGTCCACTACTGGCGTGACTGGCGAACGGCGTCTGGTCGTCGAACGCTGTACCGACGTACGTCGGTCGAAGGACGACGTGGTGGCCGACCATGGTACAGGCAATACGGCAACTAACCACGATACCATCGAGGCGGCCACCAACCAAGGTAACATTGCGATGGTTACTGACCACCGAACCAGCGAGACGGCCACCAACAAAGGTACCATTGAGACAGCCACCAACCAAGGTAACATTGAGACGGCTACCGACCTCCGAACCAGCGAGACGGCCAACAACCACCGAACCTGTGAGACGGCTACTGATAGTGGAACCTGCGAGATGACGgccaccgacgacgacgaccaaaCCGCTAGTGAACCACCACTGACACCACCGTCACCACCGTCGACCTCGTCTCTGTCATCGCCTTCGTCGGTCCGATACTGTTGGCCGGTTGACGAAAACCGCAGTCCGGCGACCAATATCGTAACGGTCGTGGGTGCCGAAAAGCTAGAAAACGGCAAACACGACACCGTATGGAAGACCGAAGAATTTTACGTTTCGGGAAAAGACGACGGCGCCAACGCGTTCGAAAAGCCTGCCCCGCCGACGGcagtaaataaaactattgataCTTTGGGTGAAGCCGGAGGGGGGGAAGATGGCGATGAGCTCGAATTGCACGCACGCAcggacgatgacgacgacgacatgCCATTACAATCCGACGAACGAAATTATGAGCAGTTGACACAAAACCATCAAATAATAGAATCCAGCCGTACCGTTTCGAATCAGTCGCCGAAACCCGACGACACGGAATCGGTGCTGGTGGGTCGACAAAACGATTTGGGACCAATCGAAAGCGATAATACGCACGCAAACGTTGTCGAGCCTATTGCAGCTGAGCACCACGGCACGACAAACGCCGAAACCACTTCTATAGAACAACACCGATCAATCGTGAACAACCTTCTCACCGTCCCATTGGATCGACATCCGCAGTCGGACGAGGATACGGCCGCGGCAGAGATCATGGCGTCGCGGCGTCGTAACGAGATGCAACGTTCCGAGTCGTCCGGAAGACGAGCGGCTGCGGGTGCAGTGGAGAAGAATCATCGCGGGGGCCAACGTGAAAACGGACAAACTGTGCAATCGAACGCCAACAAGCGCAACATGCCCAACAGACTCGACGATAATATGAGTCGCAAACGGGACGACAGTCGGGACGCCGATCCTCGTCACCCTGGCAATCGTCTGCTACAAGGGTCGTCGTCAGGCGCGACCCCCATACAGCACTTGAACGCGGTCGATCGCGGATCTGCGGCGGCGAATGCGACAGAGACGACTGCTGTGCCTCGGAACGCAGTGAACGACCACCCGCAACACAGCTACGAACCGTTCGGAAAGCGAACGAACGGACCTCAAGATGGCGGCAGACGTTGTGTCCGTGAGCAGGATGTAACGAACGACTGTCGGGGACGCGCGAACGTAGACGCAAAAAAAAACGAGGCTGGGAGGTCTGAAGTATATGGCACCGAAGGCCATGACCGCGACGGCGGGCACTCGTACGGCGCCGGAAAGAATCGCCATCAGGAATCTAAACGGAGATTGGAGTCTGTGGATGAGGCGACGGAGACTTCgaagcaacagcagcagcaggaGTCGAACTACGTGGGTGGGTGTCTGTTCGGCGACTCTTTCAACCGTAGCAAGAAACCTCCGCAAAGGTATGGAGAACACGCCGAGTACGGTCGCAGATACTACGACAACGACCCGAAAAAAGTCAACTTCTTGTCGAAACCCGATTATCGGTACGATTACTATCGCAACAAGCACGTGCCAAAAACAGGTGGTCACAGCCCCAGGGACGAGGACTGCACAGTATTCGCGGACCGCGAGTCCCATCAAGACTCGACGGCGCAGCTTCCTTACTACTCGCACCTGGATTGCAAACGTACGTACGGAGGCGGTGGTGATAAGAAATGTACCGCAGACATCaccgacgatgatgatgatgacgatgacgacgacgacgagagTCTCACCGACAGCCTGGAAGATGGGTGCAAGTACGAGGGAACGGCCGTGTCATATTTCTTGGCACTTGACGGCCAAAAGTCGGCGGTCACGTTCACTCTGAAGATGCCCGGTACGCTAGAAAGTCGACTTAACCGGCGGCAGAGTCTGCTCAAGAAGCACCTGCACGTGTCGACGACGGTTCGGAAGTCGGCAGCGGCGGTACGGGTCCGTTCCCGTCACAAGGGGTGCCAGACGCTCTGGACTGTCGAGAAGGGGGTGCAGGTGCAACGGGGCTCCACGGCCAACATAGAAGACCGCAGGGCGCTAGAGACGCTGCTGGCCGGTCTGGGGCGCAACCACGTGTCAGAGAACCAGATCCGGTTGGTCGGTGGCCGGAAGATGGTGTCAGAAGGCAACCAGACGGAACACCCTCCAGCGAACCGGTATACCCAGACGACTAGGGATGTGGCCACGGGACGGGAAACGCCAGAATGCTGCGCGGCGGCCGGGAGACAGAGCAAAAACCAGATGCTCGCAATGAAAAAATTTTCCGCTGACAACGCTCTGATGGTGGGTGTGGTCAGGCAGAAAAAGTACTGCAAGGGAAAAGAAGCTTTGGACGGTGCCAAAAACGATCAACTGCTCACACTGTCCAAGGGTTGGATCAACTTTTACACGCTCAGAGCCGACAGTGCGGACGCGGAAGCACAag TAGAATTTAACGATAACGACGATGAGGTCAAAGCCGAGGACGACAGCCAACAATACACTGTACACGTGCAAGCCATCCCCGAACCTGCCGTGACATTGCCTGTAGTACACGTTCCTCATCGCAATAATAATCTGCAATTGCCGAAGACGTCTAGCACTACGACCAAACATTTACCGAAACTCGTGCAGACAGAGACCAATAACAATCATAATTGTCCAACGCATTTAG CAGCAAATGGTTGGTGTGTAAGCGTAGATGGTCCAAATAACATGCACATGAAGGTTTCATTACTACCGGATAAGGCAGGCATAAAAACATCTGAACATTTTGACCTGGATG acGAAAATAAACAAGATGCCAGAAGATTAGCTTTACAAAGGAAGACCAACTACATGCGCAAACCTTATAGAAATATGAAAAGAACACAATCGACg CCTAGGGACATGTTCTCTGCAGACGTTTCAAGAACAGAGTCTGCCTTGTCAGCCGAGAGCAAATACATCGAGACAATTGACACGCAACTATTAATCCACAAGGCTCGAAG ACGCTTAAGTCAAGAATGGGACACAAGAATTCAAAATAGAGGTTTAACTGAATCAGTTCAATTAGTCGTTACAGGGGATTCGGTTTCCAGTAGAACATCTCAACATTATGCGACTAGAGGCCATCAGCATTGCTCATTCAGACGACAATCAAGaagaatttaa
- the LOC100574155 gene encoding uncharacterized protein LOC100574155 isoform X2, with product MDVFSKAGLFPKKHHRCISLESGQSSTKKSCLQKTPSDPPRFFPRRYSTPELAMRRHALRYQQRDDDVPPGQPISNKSCQTDILGLDKYLQRPTGNESSQNESDAVSSEATVAALRTYKKPSKRPKVRSVAVHCERRRLSFAALKGCQKFKHVYKRKISLPQPSSATTSTDDGRRRDSRVLPKLWPDRTTETERPVAANKVSEAVKLPKIPTRDARPEAERPDDGGGVRTRLARLTRPQSTGSSGDGSGDRKLAAAYFRAKSAPKIYSPRFHATVPQPSDRRPLQSTPGISDTADTTLDITFGRRQPVDATSTMTDTAASGTRTVSTSTSTTFTEPGFPIVFSCESVLRHPLDGGYVSHTESHRFSVHYVSADSARSSVTATSDTDRDTGPSLVFTSAGACQNERCLTGESVSVTLGSKSNGQAASTSTTGVTGERRLVVERCTDVRRSKDDVVADHGTGNTATNHDTIEAATNQGNIAMVTDHRTSETATNKGTIETATNQGNIETATDLRTSETANNHRTCETATDSGTCEMTATDDDDQTASEPPLTPPSPPSTSSLSSPSSVRYCWPVDENRSPATNIVTVVGAEKLENGKHDTVWKTEEFYVSGKDDGANAFEKPAPPTAVNKTIDTLGEAGGGEDGDELELHARTDDDDDDMPLQSDERNYEQLTQNHQIIESSRTVSNQSPKPDDTESVLVGRQNDLGPIESDNTHANVVEPIAAEHHGTTNAETTSIEQHRSIVNNLLTVPLDRHPQSDEDTAAAEIMASRRRNEMQRSESSGRRAAAGAVEKNHRGGQRENGQTVQSNANKRNMPNRLDDNMSRKRDDSRDADPRHPGNRLLQGSSSGATPIQHLNAVDRGSAAANATETTAVPRNAVNDHPQHSYEPFGKRTNGPQDGGRRCVREQDVTNDCRGRANVDAKKNEAGRSEVYGTEGHDRDGGHSYGAGKNRHQESKRRLESVDEATETSKQQQQQESNYVGGCLFGDSFNRSKKPPQRYGEHAEYGRRYYDNDPKKVNFLSKPDYRYDYYRNKHVPKTGGHSPRDEDCTVFADRESHQDSTAQLPYYSHLDCKRTYGGGGDKKCTADITDDDDDDDDDDDESLTDSLEDGCKYEGTAVSYFLALDGQKSAVTFTLKMPGTLESRLNRRQSLLKKHLHVSTTVRKSAAAVRVRSRHKGCQTLWTVEKGVQVQRGSTANIEDRRALETLLAGLGRNHVSENQIRLVGGRKMVSEGNQTEHPPANRYTQTTRDVATGRETPECCAAAGRQSKNQMLAMKKFSADNALMVGVVRQKKYCKGKEALDGAKNDQLLTLSKGWINFYTLRADSADAEAQEFNDNDDEVKAEDDSQQYTVHVQAIPEPAVTLPVVHVPHRNNNLQLPKTSSTTTKHLPKLVQTETNNNHNCPTHLAAANGWCVSVDGPNNMHMKVSLLPDKAGIKTSEHFDLDDENKQDARRLALQRKTNYMRKPYRNMKRTQSTPRDMFSADVSRTESALSAESKYIETIDTQLLIHKARRRLSQEWDTRIQNRGLTESVQLVVTGDSVSSRTSQHYATRGHQHCSFRRQSRRI from the exons ATGGACGTCTTCTCGAAGGCTGGACTGTTTCCGAAAAAACACCATCGCTGCATATCGTTGGAAAG cGGCCAATCTTCGACTAAAAAATCATGTCTGCAAAAAACGCCGTCAGACCCGCCGAGATTTTTTCCGCGGCGGTACTCGACGCCGGAGTTGGCGATGAGAAGACACGCGCTCAGATATCAACAACGCGATGACGACGTCCCGCCCGGACAGCCGATATCAAACAAATCGTGTCAGACCGACATCTTAGGATTGGACAAATACTTGCAAAGGCCGACCGGTAACGAGAGCTCGCAAAACGAGTCTGATGCAGTTAGCTCGGAAGCAACGGTGGCGGCGTTGAGGACGTACAAAAAGCCGTCGAAAAGGCCGAAGGTCCGGTCGGTGGCGGTACACTGCGAGCGGAGGAGACTGTCGTTCGCGGCGCTCAAAGGCTGCCAAAAGTTCAAGCACGTGTACAAGCGCAAGATATCGTTACCCCAACCGTCGTCGGCTACCACCTCGACGGACGACGGACGGCGCCGGGACAGCAGAGTATTGCCGAAACTGTGGCCAGACCGGACAACGGAAACGGAAAGACCGGTGGCCGCCAACAAAGTCAGCGAGGCCGTCAAACTGCCCAAGATACCGACAAGGGATGCGCGACCGGAAGCGGAAAGGCCCGACGACGGTGGTGGCGTAAGGACGAGACTGGCTAGACTGACCAGGCCACAGTCGACGGGCAGTAGTGGCGACGGGAGTGGTGACCGGAAACTGGCGGCTGCGTATTTCCGGGCCAAATCAGCTCCGAAAATCTACTCGCCACGATTTCATGCCACAGTGCCACAGCCATCGGACCGCAGACCACTGCAATCTACGCCCGGGATCAGCGACACGGCCGATACCACGCTCGATATAACGTTCGGCCGACGACAGCCCGTTGACGCCACGTCGACGATGACGGACACCGCGGCGTCTGGCACTAGGACAGTGTCCACGTCCACGTCCACAACATTCACCGAACCCGGTTTCCCGATAGTGTTCAGCTGCGAGAGTGTTCTCCGGCACCCGTTGGATGGGGGTTACGTGTCACACACCGAGAGCCACCGATTCAGCGTGCACTACGTGTCAGCCGACTCTGCCCGGTCATCGGTGACGGCCACGTCAGACACCGATCGAGACACCGGCCCGTCATTGGTGTTCACATCAGCTGGTGCGTGCCAAAACGAACGGTGCCTAACCGGTGAATCAGTGTCCGTCACGCTAGGCAGCAAATCGAACGGCCAGGCGGCGTCCACGTCCACTACTGGCGTGACTGGCGAACGGCGTCTGGTCGTCGAACGCTGTACCGACGTACGTCGGTCGAAGGACGACGTGGTGGCCGACCATGGTACAGGCAATACGGCAACTAACCACGATACCATCGAGGCGGCCACCAACCAAGGTAACATTGCGATGGTTACTGACCACCGAACCAGCGAGACGGCCACCAACAAAGGTACCATTGAGACAGCCACCAACCAAGGTAACATTGAGACGGCTACCGACCTCCGAACCAGCGAGACGGCCAACAACCACCGAACCTGTGAGACGGCTACTGATAGTGGAACCTGCGAGATGACGgccaccgacgacgacgaccaaaCCGCTAGTGAACCACCACTGACACCACCGTCACCACCGTCGACCTCGTCTCTGTCATCGCCTTCGTCGGTCCGATACTGTTGGCCGGTTGACGAAAACCGCAGTCCGGCGACCAATATCGTAACGGTCGTGGGTGCCGAAAAGCTAGAAAACGGCAAACACGACACCGTATGGAAGACCGAAGAATTTTACGTTTCGGGAAAAGACGACGGCGCCAACGCGTTCGAAAAGCCTGCCCCGCCGACGGcagtaaataaaactattgataCTTTGGGTGAAGCCGGAGGGGGGGAAGATGGCGATGAGCTCGAATTGCACGCACGCAcggacgatgacgacgacgacatgCCATTACAATCCGACGAACGAAATTATGAGCAGTTGACACAAAACCATCAAATAATAGAATCCAGCCGTACCGTTTCGAATCAGTCGCCGAAACCCGACGACACGGAATCGGTGCTGGTGGGTCGACAAAACGATTTGGGACCAATCGAAAGCGATAATACGCACGCAAACGTTGTCGAGCCTATTGCAGCTGAGCACCACGGCACGACAAACGCCGAAACCACTTCTATAGAACAACACCGATCAATCGTGAACAACCTTCTCACCGTCCCATTGGATCGACATCCGCAGTCGGACGAGGATACGGCCGCGGCAGAGATCATGGCGTCGCGGCGTCGTAACGAGATGCAACGTTCCGAGTCGTCCGGAAGACGAGCGGCTGCGGGTGCAGTGGAGAAGAATCATCGCGGGGGCCAACGTGAAAACGGACAAACTGTGCAATCGAACGCCAACAAGCGCAACATGCCCAACAGACTCGACGATAATATGAGTCGCAAACGGGACGACAGTCGGGACGCCGATCCTCGTCACCCTGGCAATCGTCTGCTACAAGGGTCGTCGTCAGGCGCGACCCCCATACAGCACTTGAACGCGGTCGATCGCGGATCTGCGGCGGCGAATGCGACAGAGACGACTGCTGTGCCTCGGAACGCAGTGAACGACCACCCGCAACACAGCTACGAACCGTTCGGAAAGCGAACGAACGGACCTCAAGATGGCGGCAGACGTTGTGTCCGTGAGCAGGATGTAACGAACGACTGTCGGGGACGCGCGAACGTAGACGCAAAAAAAAACGAGGCTGGGAGGTCTGAAGTATATGGCACCGAAGGCCATGACCGCGACGGCGGGCACTCGTACGGCGCCGGAAAGAATCGCCATCAGGAATCTAAACGGAGATTGGAGTCTGTGGATGAGGCGACGGAGACTTCgaagcaacagcagcagcaggaGTCGAACTACGTGGGTGGGTGTCTGTTCGGCGACTCTTTCAACCGTAGCAAGAAACCTCCGCAAAGGTATGGAGAACACGCCGAGTACGGTCGCAGATACTACGACAACGACCCGAAAAAAGTCAACTTCTTGTCGAAACCCGATTATCGGTACGATTACTATCGCAACAAGCACGTGCCAAAAACAGGTGGTCACAGCCCCAGGGACGAGGACTGCACAGTATTCGCGGACCGCGAGTCCCATCAAGACTCGACGGCGCAGCTTCCTTACTACTCGCACCTGGATTGCAAACGTACGTACGGAGGCGGTGGTGATAAGAAATGTACCGCAGACATCaccgacgatgatgatgatgacgatgacgacgacgacgagagTCTCACCGACAGCCTGGAAGATGGGTGCAAGTACGAGGGAACGGCCGTGTCATATTTCTTGGCACTTGACGGCCAAAAGTCGGCGGTCACGTTCACTCTGAAGATGCCCGGTACGCTAGAAAGTCGACTTAACCGGCGGCAGAGTCTGCTCAAGAAGCACCTGCACGTGTCGACGACGGTTCGGAAGTCGGCAGCGGCGGTACGGGTCCGTTCCCGTCACAAGGGGTGCCAGACGCTCTGGACTGTCGAGAAGGGGGTGCAGGTGCAACGGGGCTCCACGGCCAACATAGAAGACCGCAGGGCGCTAGAGACGCTGCTGGCCGGTCTGGGGCGCAACCACGTGTCAGAGAACCAGATCCGGTTGGTCGGTGGCCGGAAGATGGTGTCAGAAGGCAACCAGACGGAACACCCTCCAGCGAACCGGTATACCCAGACGACTAGGGATGTGGCCACGGGACGGGAAACGCCAGAATGCTGCGCGGCGGCCGGGAGACAGAGCAAAAACCAGATGCTCGCAATGAAAAAATTTTCCGCTGACAACGCTCTGATGGTGGGTGTGGTCAGGCAGAAAAAGTACTGCAAGGGAAAAGAAGCTTTGGACGGTGCCAAAAACGATCAACTGCTCACACTGTCCAAGGGTTGGATCAACTTTTACACGCTCAGAGCCGACAGTGCGGACGCGGAAGCACAag AATTTAACGATAACGACGATGAGGTCAAAGCCGAGGACGACAGCCAACAATACACTGTACACGTGCAAGCCATCCCCGAACCTGCCGTGACATTGCCTGTAGTACACGTTCCTCATCGCAATAATAATCTGCAATTGCCGAAGACGTCTAGCACTACGACCAAACATTTACCGAAACTCGTGCAGACAGAGACCAATAACAATCATAATTGTCCAACGCATTTAG CAGCAGCAAATGGTTGGTGTGTAAGCGTAGATGGTCCAAATAACATGCACATGAAGGTTTCATTACTACCGGATAAGGCAGGCATAAAAACATCTGAACATTTTGACCTGGATG acGAAAATAAACAAGATGCCAGAAGATTAGCTTTACAAAGGAAGACCAACTACATGCGCAAACCTTATAGAAATATGAAAAGAACACAATCGACg CCTAGGGACATGTTCTCTGCAGACGTTTCAAGAACAGAGTCTGCCTTGTCAGCCGAGAGCAAATACATCGAGACAATTGACACGCAACTATTAATCCACAAGGCTCGAAG ACGCTTAAGTCAAGAATGGGACACAAGAATTCAAAATAGAGGTTTAACTGAATCAGTTCAATTAGTCGTTACAGGGGATTCGGTTTCCAGTAGAACATCTCAACATTATGCGACTAGAGGCCATCAGCATTGCTCATTCAGACGACAATCAAGaagaatttaa